A stretch of the Candidatus Poribacteria bacterium genome encodes the following:
- a CDS encoding WD40 repeat domain-containing protein: protein MKMHRISIGPLFLGLIVMIVSVCGQGADAQTLRGHTDSVRSVVFSPDGTTLASGSDDDTLRLWDVNTGTEIEKLTGHTGDVNSVAFSPDGQTIASGSDDDTLRLWDVNTGTEIKKFTGHTDDVNSVVFSPDGQTIASGSDDDTLRLWDVNIGIEIKKITGHTWGVKTVSFSPNGQTLASGSGYGTIGLWDVNIATQIKKFTGHTSRVYSVSFSPDGQTLVSGSSDDTLRLWDINTGTEIKKIIGHRAEEVDPRSVNSVSFSPDGQTIASGGDERTVRFWDVNTGTEIRKFTGHTSLVKTVSFSPDGQTIASGSLDDTIRLWNVPDIIPQKITGGGLSVSFSPDGQTLASGSRDNTIRLWDVNTGTEIKKLTGHTSYVYSVSFSPDGQTLASGSRDN from the coding sequence ATGAAAATGCATCGAATTTCAATCGGACCGTTGTTTTTAGGTTTGATCGTAATGATCGTTAGCGTCTGCGGACAGGGGGCAGATGCCCAAACCCTTAGGGGACATACGGATTCTGTCCGTAGCGTGGTGTTCAGCCCAGATGGCACCACGCTCGCCAGTGGCAGTGATGACGACACCCTCCGCCTCTGGGATGTAAACACTGGCACTGAAATCGAAAAACTCACTGGGCATACGGGCGATGTCAATAGCGTAGCGTTCAGTCCGGATGGGCAAACAATCGCCAGTGGTAGTGACGATGACACCCTCCGCCTCTGGGATGTAAACACTGGCACTGAAATCAAAAAATTTACGGGACATACGGATGATGTCAATAGCGTGGTGTTCAGTCCGGATGGGCAAACAATCGCCAGTGGCAGTGATGACGACACCCTCCGCCTCTGGGATGTCAATATAGGCATTGAAATCAAAAAAATCACAGGACATACGTGGGGGGTCAAAACCGTGTCATTCAGTCCGAATGGACAGACGCTCGCAAGTGGCAGTGGGTACGGCACCATCGGGCTTTGGGATGTCAACATAGCCACTCAAATCAAAAAATTTACGGGGCATACAAGTAGGGTCTATAGCGTGTCGTTCAGTCCGGATGGGCAAACACTCGTAAGTGGGAGCTCAGACGACACCCTCCGCCTCTGGGACATCAACACAGGTACTGAAATCAAAAAAATCATAGGGCATAGGGCTGAGGAGGTGGATCCGCGGAGTGTCAATAGCGTGTCATTCAGCCCAGATGGACAAACTATCGCAAGTGGTGGTGATGAGAGGACCGTCCGCTTCTGGGATGTCAATACAGGCACTGAAATCAGAAAATTCACAGGGCATACGAGTTTGGTCAAAACCGTGTCGTTTAGCCCGGATGGACAAACTATCGCAAGTGGCAGTTTGGACGACACCATCCGCCTCTGGAATGTCCCGGACATAATACCCCAAAAAATCACTGGCGGTGGCTTGAGCGTGTCGTTCAGCCCAGATGGTCAGACGCTCGCAAGTGGCAGTCGGGACAACACCATCCGCCTGTGGGATGTCAATACGGGCACTGAAATCAAAAAACTCACAGGGCATACGTCTTATGTCTATAGCGTGTCGTTCAGCCCAGATGGTCAGACGCTCGCAAGTGGCAGTCGGGACAACA